From the genome of Homalodisca vitripennis isolate AUS2020 chromosome 8, UT_GWSS_2.1, whole genome shotgun sequence, one region includes:
- the LOC124368393 gene encoding uncharacterized protein LOC124368393 isoform X2, whose translation MWKNQKKVPKQKNNRGKRSSFDNEPSTPSKKSAGEPKNGGPKGVQRGKSGPNCGKGKANTVGKHRKDIKVVIRKIQRLMPSVEKAINSTDAYERGVTGCEACEMGQEGYKKMMQQIKIIEGIVSEVVEKEQRELLDADDDEESDENDRNTKKPSEKNKEITCSVMFQMYCEKGVSKHNLKCLLVTLQKMMGDTIAQICFVKARKLGGEERFRHFDISISDLNLLRYQLTGLTDDIISLIKKPTEEKNQEGIICVACVKEKTTGCSERLREVLQTGKSLKLVKNEDTDRKSKCCHRSYPHIHAHVHGKPIVFKYSMVSEVV comes from the coding sequence ATGTGGAAGAACCAGAAGAAAGTTCCCAAACAGAAGAATAATCGAGGGAAGCGTTCTTCTTTTGACAACGAACCGAGCACTCCTTCCAAGAAGAGCGCCGGAGAACCAAAGAATGGAGGACCAAAAGGGGTTCAGCGAGGAAAAAGTGGTCCGAACTGTGGGAAGGGAAAGGCTAACACGGTGGGAAAACACCGGAAAGATATTAAGGTAGTCATACGAAAAATACAAAGGTTGATGCCTTCGGTGGAAAAGGCGATTAACTCCACTGACGCCTACGAACGAGGAGTAACCGGATGTGAAGCGTGCGAGATGGGACAGGAAGGCTACAAGAAGATGATGCAACAGATCAAGATAATAGAAGGAATAGTAAGCGAGGTTGTCGAAAAAGAACAGAGGGAGTTGTTAGATGCAGATGACGACGAAGAAAGTGACGAAAATGACAGGAATACAAAGAAGCCGTCGGAGAAGAACAAGGAAATAACATGTTCCGTGATGTTCCAAATGTATTGTGAAAAGGGGGTGAGCAAACATAACCTAAAGTGTTTGTTGGTGACTTTGCAGAAAATGATGGGAGACACAATAGCACAGATTTGTTTCGTGAAAGCGAGAAAACTTGGAGGCGAAGAACGTTTTAGACATTTTGATATCTCCATCTCTGATCTGAATCTATTGAGGTACCAGTTGACCGGTTTGACAGACGATATCATCTCGTTGATCAAGAAGCCCACGGAAGAAAAGAACCAGGAGGGAATAATCTGTGTAGCGTGTGTCAAAGAAAAGACGACTGGATGTTCGGAAAGACTCAGAGAAGTATTACAGACCGGAAAAAGTCTGAAATTGGTGAAGAATGAAGACACAGACCGTAAAAGCAAGTGTTGCCACAGATCCTATCCTCACATACACGCTCATGTGCATGGCAAACCTATCGTCTTCAAGTATTCAATGGTAAGTGAGGTAGTTTGA
- the LOC124368393 gene encoding uncharacterized protein LOC124368393 isoform X1 — translation MWKNQKKVPKQKNNRGKRSSFDNEPSTPSKKSAGEPKNGGPKGVQRGKSGPNCGKGKANTVGKHRKDIKVVIRKIQRLMPSVEKAINSTDAYERGVTGCEACEMGQEGYKKMMQQIKIIEGIVSEVVEKEQRELLDADDDEESDENDRNTKKPSEKNKEITCSVMFQMYCEKGVSKHNLKCLLVTLQKMMGDTIAQICFVKARKLGGEERFRHFDISISDLNLLRYQLTGLTDDIISLIKKPTEEKNQEGIICVACVKEKTTGCSERLREVLQTGKSLKLVKNEDTDRKSKCCHRSYPHIHAHVHGKPIVFKYSMPPEPQQSRGIEAQNNKALEVDEYEIKSEEYGTKKDKIEAQRGKKRGRWKEAKNGETDENNAENDESELPEDEYEHRESDWTHRE, via the exons ATGTGGAAGAACCAGAAGAAAGTTCCCAAACAGAAGAATAATCGAGGGAAGCGTTCTTCTTTTGACAACGAACCGAGCACTCCTTCCAAGAAGAGCGCCGGAGAACCAAAGAATGGAGGACCAAAAGGGGTTCAGCGAGGAAAAAGTGGTCCGAACTGTGGGAAGGGAAAGGCTAACACGGTGGGAAAACACCGGAAAGATATTAAGGTAGTCATACGAAAAATACAAAGGTTGATGCCTTCGGTGGAAAAGGCGATTAACTCCACTGACGCCTACGAACGAGGAGTAACCGGATGTGAAGCGTGCGAGATGGGACAGGAAGGCTACAAGAAGATGATGCAACAGATCAAGATAATAGAAGGAATAGTAAGCGAGGTTGTCGAAAAAGAACAGAGGGAGTTGTTAGATGCAGATGACGACGAAGAAAGTGACGAAAATGACAGGAATACAAAGAAGCCGTCGGAGAAGAACAAGGAAATAACATGTTCCGTGATGTTCCAAATGTATTGTGAAAAGGGGGTGAGCAAACATAACCTAAAGTGTTTGTTGGTGACTTTGCAGAAAATGATGGGAGACACAATAGCACAGATTTGTTTCGTGAAAGCGAGAAAACTTGGAGGCGAAGAACGTTTTAGACATTTTGATATCTCCATCTCTGATCTGAATCTATTGAGGTACCAGTTGACCGGTTTGACAGACGATATCATCTCGTTGATCAAGAAGCCCACGGAAGAAAAGAACCAGGAGGGAATAATCTGTGTAGCGTGTGTCAAAGAAAAGACGACTGGATGTTCGGAAAGACTCAGAGAAGTATTACAGACCGGAAAAAGTCTGAAATTGGTGAAGAATGAAGACACAGACCGTAAAAGCAAGTGTTGCCACAGATCCTATCCTCACATACACGCTCATGTGCATGGCAAACCTATCGTCTTCAAGTATTCAATG CCGCCAGAACCTCAACAGTCCAGGGGGATCGAGGCACAAAATAATAAAGCGTTAGAGGTAGACGAATATGAGATAAAATCAGAAGAATATGGAacgaaaaaagacaaaattgaggCACAGAGGGGCAAAAAACGGGGAAGATGGAAGGAAGCAAAGAATGGAGAGACAGACGAAAATAACGCAGAAAATGATGAAAGTGAGTTGCCGGAAGACGAATACGAGCACAGGGAGTCGGACTGGACACACAGGGAGTAG